In a single window of the Lineus longissimus chromosome 4, tnLinLong1.2, whole genome shotgun sequence genome:
- the LOC135486371 gene encoding protein jagged-1b-like: MRIVLMLGLVTLVLGQSQERGFSKTEKQLMLDLFNFFRNKVALGKEPRQPASRYMLAMEYDDRLQKTAQAWADKCKPEHSHGDQRNIAPFGELGESLSGGPIMAIKNGFERAFLTWYGEEPHYTFDTRACKGIPACGHYMQIVWANSTRMGCGFNRCPGKAPVIFCHFGPSGNAQYYKDAKVMWPYVKGSASDACKHCPQGYGFCMGDALCASAEECRGQQCRCTLTSCSNGGQLDSGSCKCKCPSGWEGATCNVRCADHDSRLCADEPGSCKYDSGRKQWALEACRKSCGFCGVYNVKNIGNAPNKDGVISRVLKKQPGGIFNRKRGNCKDDKGEEMCGVWADQDKCNERTVRVACRGTCFACGSLHKGKCKDRIDAKKCKYYADHGWCEDKKYKNMLAKDCASTCNMCGEYIPVKTGGKQKCKNLLGDDVACARYKEQYGYCEKRTEWMRVNCAATCNICPDLKKGNCKNIADDTRCDKYAARGMCKGDRGAWTRENCPSSCNTCP; encoded by the exons ATGAGGATAGTTTTGATGCTGGGTTTGGTAACCCTCGTTCTGGGCCAGAGCCAGGAAAGAGGCTTCTCGAAGACGGAGAAGCAGTTGATGCTGGATTTATTCAACTTCTTTCGCAATAAAGTTGCCCTTGGAAAGGAGCCGAGGCAGCCCGCTTCTAGATACATGTTGGCCATG GAATATGATGACAGACTTCAAAAAACTGCCCAGGCCTGGGCGGACAAATGTAAGCCAGAACACAGTCATGGCGACCAGAGAAACATCGCACCCTTTGGTGAACTCGGAGAGAGCTTGAGTGGAGGTCCCATCATGGCCATCAAGAATGGAtttgaaag GGCCTTCCTTACATGGTATGGTGAAGAACCccactatacatttgatacacgTGCGTGTAAAGGCATACCAGCGTGTGGACATTATATGCAG ATTGTTTGGGCAAACTCCACGAGGATGGGCTGTGGTTTCAACAGGTGTCCTGGAAAGGCACCAGTCATTTTCTGCCACTTTGGGCCCAG TGGAAACGCCCAATATTACAAGGATGCCAAGGTAATGTGGCCATACGTTAAAGGATCAGCATCAGACGCCTGTAAACATTGCCCTCAAGGATACGGATTCTGCATGGGAGACGCGCTCTGTG CTTCAGCGGAGGAGTGCAGAGGTCAACAGTGCA GGTGCACACTGACCTCTTGCAGTAATGGTGGACAGTTAGACAGCGGGTCCTGTAAATGCAAATGCCCGTCTGGCTGGGAGGGTGCCACCTGCAACG TCCGATGTGCAGATCACGATTCGAGGCTTTGTGCCGATGAACCAGGCTCATGTAAATACGACAGCGGGAGGAAGCAATGGGCACTAGAAGCTTGTAGAAAGTCTTGTGGATTCTGTG GCGTATATAATGTCAAGAACATAGGGAACGCTCCAAACAAAGATGGCGTCATCTCAAGGGTTCTCAAGAAACAACCAG GTGGAATATTCAACCGAAAAAGAG ggAACTGCAAGGACGACAAAGGGGAAGAGATGTGCGGCGTGTGGGCTGACCAGGATAAGTGCAACGAAAGGACGGTCAGAGTAGCATGTAGAGGGACCTGTTTTGCCTGCGGAAGCTTACACAAGG GCAAATGCAAGGACCGTATCGATGCGAAAAAATGCAAGTATTATGCAGACCACGGCTGGTGCGAGGATAAGAAATATAAGAACATGTTGGCGAAGGATTGCGCGAGCACCTGTAACATGTGTGGCGAGTACATCCCAGTCAAGACAGGGGGAA AGCAGAAGTGTAAAAACCTTCTCGGTGATGATGTCGCCTGCGCCAGGTATAAGGAACAGTACGGTTATTGTGAGAAGAGGACAGAGTGGATGCGAGTCAACTGTGCCGCCACCTGTAACATCTGCCCGG ATCTAAAAAAAGGTAACTGTAAGAACATTGCGGACGACACCCGTTGTGATAAGTACGCAGCCCGTGGGATGTGCAAGGGAGATAGGGGTGCCTGGACGCGGGAGAACTGTCCATCCTCATGCAACACATGTCCTTGA